The Acidobacteriota bacterium genome contains the following window.
ATACAGGATAACCTGAACACCCTAAAGGGGATCGTGGCACAGTTCGGAGGGAGGGAGGAGGACTATCTCCTTCTCGATGTCCCTCCTGAGCTGGCAGAGAAGATAAGAAAGGGTGTTCGGTACATCAAGTTCGATGGGAAGAGGTTCATCTTAGAAAAGGAGGCTCTCCGTCCGCCGGCAATAAAGCTCGACGATGGCAAGATCCTCCTCACCAGGGGATGGGTGAGGGGAAACGAATGGCGGGATAAGGATGAAGAGGTGGACGATCCGAATTTTCCTTACGAGCAGATAAAAGCGAAGAGATGGGCGGAACTCACAGCCAGGGAGAAAGAGCTTTTTTGGGAACGGATGAAAAAGGTCCTTTAGAGGGAGAGAGATGTCCGGGCGTAAGAAGGGGCTTGATCGCGAGGCGCTGATGCTTGGTGAGCTCCGTCAGGGGTTTTCCGAGCTCGGACGGAGGCTCGATCAACTCGAGGAATCCCTTGGCGAGCGGATCGAGCGACTGGAATTCCGGCTTGCTGAGGCGGAAAAAGCGATAGTGGAGATGAGAACCTGGGGAGGCGCCCTCAAGGTGGCAGCGGGGATAATCGCCGGCATCATCTCAACGATGGTCTCGGCGGTGTTCGCCTATTTCCTTAAGAGGTGAGGGATGAGACGGCTGGCGATCTCGGCAGGGCATTATCCGGAAAGACCAGGAGCAAAGGTATCCTTCAAGCAAAATGGTAAGAGGATAACCCTGATTGAGCACGAGCTCGCCTGCCAGGTGATAGAGGAACTCTACCTCATTCTGGTAGCTGATGGCTATTCGGTCTTTGAGACGCCACGGACGCCCCTTTCGGAGAAGGTTCGGTTCATAAATTCTCTTCCCGCGCTTGATCTTGCCCTCGAGGTTCACTTCAACGCCGGTCCTCCCGGAGCAGAAGGCACAGAGACGATCTACTTCTCGGAGGAAGGAGAAAAACTCGCTTGGGCAATGATGAGCGGGCTTATGGCTCGTCTTCCTTTTGCTAATCGGGGGGCGAAAAAGGACGAGACGATTCTCCGAAATGGCGAGCCGTTTATCTCTTATTTCCTACGGCGCACCTATCCACCGGCGGTGCTGGTCGAGGTATGTTTCCTCACCAATCCCGGAGATCGCTCCTTCCTCCTTTCTCGCTCTGCTTTTTATGAGATCGCCTCTGCCCTGAAGCAGGGAATAGACGAGTATTATCTAACTCTGGAAAAAGACGAGGTGAAAGAATGGACGCGGTTATCCTCCTTATCCTGATCGCCCTTTGTACTGCTCTCGGTTATCTGCTCGCAAGTAGAAGAAAGCAGGATGAACCCCCGGGTTCGGTTGAACCCCCGGGTTCGATTGAACCCCCTGGCTCGGATGAGCCTCCGCCACAGCCGATACCTCCGGAACCCGAAGAGCTCTTCAAGCCAGAGGGGGCAAATGTGCCGAAGCCTTACCACTTTCCAGAAAAGCAAGCCGAGGCGTTAAGGGCGATGGGGATAGATTGGGTTCGCATCCCCTTGGGACGGCGAGGCATTGATCCGACGCCTTTCATCAGGGAGGGGTTTCACATCTTGGCGGTAACCGATAACTATGCCAGGGATGTTCCCCGCTATCCTGAGATCCCCGCCTGGGAGTTCAGAAACGAAGCAAACCTGATGGGGAAATCGCCAGCGGATTATCTCATAGAGCTCCGGGCGTTCTACAAGTATATGAGGAAATATCACCCAGAGA
Protein-coding sequences here:
- a CDS encoding N-acetylmuramoyl-L-alanine amidase, which codes for MRRLAISAGHYPERPGAKVSFKQNGKRITLIEHELACQVIEELYLILVADGYSVFETPRTPLSEKVRFINSLPALDLALEVHFNAGPPGAEGTETIYFSEEGEKLAWAMMSGLMARLPFANRGAKKDETILRNGEPFISYFLRRTYPPAVLVEVCFLTNPGDRSFLLSRSAFYEIASALKQGIDEYYLTLEKDEVKEWTRLSSLS